From Punica granatum isolate Tunisia-2019 chromosome 1, ASM765513v2, whole genome shotgun sequence:
AAGGGTCCGGACGGAAACTTTGATGAGTCACTTGAAACCGACGTGAGAGGTTTGCTGAGCTTATATGAAGCTAGCCATCTCCGGACTCACGGAGAGGATGTTCTTGAGGAAGCCCTAGCTTTCACTCTCACCCACCTTGCCTCCACGAATGAGAAGCTCGGCCCTGCCCTCATTAGAGATGAGATAAGCCGCTCCCAAAGGCAGTTTAACATTCGTAAGGGGTTAACAAGACTAGATTCacgaaaatatattaaaatatatgaagaagaagcttcacACAATAAAGTGCTCCTGAAGTTGGCAAAGTTAGATTTCAACCTGCTACAGACGCTGCACCAAAGGGAAATAGGCTGCATCGTGAGGTTAatgatatatcatatatagttatatttaattttatcttttgtaCGTACGTAATTATGTCtgtctatacatatatatatcttgtaaTTAGCTTTCTTTCCATACTTTTCTTTCACAAATTACCTTTATTTCAccctataaatatatgtagtTACAATTTACTCGTTCGTCTATCAGTGTTCTTTGCTTGAATTTGCTATTTCTAGATTCGTTGCTGATTGAGCGATCATAATAACATTCCAAACTGCCTGCCATGCATATTAATTAACCTGTGACcaattttaagtttttaaaaactggaaaagaaggaaaatgctTTTCAAAAAGCATTTTTCGTCTTGACCTGCGACTGGATTTACATGACATGATTTTCGACCATATCCATTACTTAGGTGGTGGAAGAGCCTATATGTCAAGAAGAATTTCCCTTTTACAAGAGACAGGATCGTCGAGTGCTACTTCTGGAGTATGCTAGCTTATGAGCTAGAGCACGGATCTTTTAGGATAATATTTACCAAAGTAATTGCCATGATCACCATTATTGATGATATCTTCGATGTCCATGGCACATTCGAAGAGCTGGAAGTCTTTACCCGTGCTGTTGAAAGGTCAGGCTCTTATACGAATAACCCAAACTTAGAATCGACTGTAATATGTAATGGTATCATATATATGACATGGTCACAAGGCTAGTGAAAGCTATAGATAGAGCTTGAGATCTAAAAaaccaattattattttatcgatgaCTTTCATTTCGGTTGTCAGGTGGGACATGGAGGTCATAGACGAGCTGCCTGACTATATGCAAGTGTGTTACAGAGCATTGCTAGATGTTTATAGAGAAGCTGAGCACTTGTTGCCTGAGGAAGTAGGATCTTATAGCATATACTTCGGTATAGAATCGGTACGTTCATCTTcgctaattttttttaaagcacCTGTTTATTACAGCGTGTAAgctttttcttgaaattttttttcctgagaTCAGAGAAAcccatatatattgttttctttttgacT
This genomic window contains:
- the LOC116195905 gene encoding (-)-germacrene D synthase-like isoform X2, whose amino-acid sequence is MSEMSAHQQLPSLAAERRRADYHPSVWGDFFLSDDASQERMDFDDTSKQQIEDLKNEVKRIFEVAASDDNRRELLNLVNHTQRLGIGYHFEKEIDEALKQVHERSIESVDGPSFASDLYTTALMFRLLRQQGYKINSSAFSKFKGPDGNFDESLETDVRGLLSLYEASHLRTHGEDVLEEALAFTLTHLASTNEKLGPALIRDEISRSQRQFNIRKGLTRLDSRKYIKIYEEEASHNKVLLKLAKLDFNLLQTLHQREIGCIVRWWKSLYVKKNFPFTRDRIVECYFWSMLAYELEHGSFRIIFTKVIAMITIIDDIFDVHGTFEELEVFTRAVERWDMEVIDELPDYMQVCYRALLDVYREAEHLLPEEVGSYSIYFGIESMKGMVRAYFAEAKWYHHQYTPTMEEYMQVALVSV